Proteins co-encoded in one Vibrio aquimaris genomic window:
- the accB gene encoding acetyl-CoA carboxylase biotin carboxyl carrier protein: MDIRKIKKLIELVEESGIAELEISEGEESVRISRNGVAPAPVQYAAPAPVAAPAAAPAVAAPAEVSAPAETNSVPAGHKVLSPMVGTFYRAPSPDAKSFIEVGQSVSAGETLCIVEAMKMMNQIEADKSGVVTAILVEDGQPVEFDQPLVVIE, encoded by the coding sequence ATGGATATCCGTAAAATCAAAAAACTTATCGAATTAGTTGAAGAATCTGGCATTGCTGAGCTGGAAATCTCTGAAGGTGAAGAGTCGGTACGCATTAGTCGTAACGGTGTGGCACCTGCGCCTGTGCAATACGCAGCACCTGCACCGGTTGCTGCTCCAGCAGCCGCTCCAGCAGTAGCTGCACCTGCAGAAGTTTCAGCGCCAGCTGAAACCAACTCAGTACCAGCGGGACACAAAGTGCTTTCTCCAATGGTCGGTACTTTCTACCGAGCTCCAAGTCCTGATGCGAAATCGTTTATTGAAGTTGGTCAATCTGTATCAGCAGGTGAAACACTTTGTATCGTCGAAGCAATGAAGATGATGAACCAAATCGAAGCTGATAAGTCAGGTGTTGTCACTGCTATCCTAGTTGAAGACGGTCAACCCGTTGAGTTCGACCAACCACTTGTTGTTATCGAATAA